Proteins from a single region of Flavobacterium sp. K5-23:
- a CDS encoding cation-translocating P-type ATPase, which translates to MSKEINIPENIIGLTDTEVITSRERFGNNEQIQKQQYKWWLALFDLLKEPMLLLLIAVAIIYFILGENSEAFFMLAAIVVVSGISFYQDNRSRKALEALEKLNEPLSSVLRNGVAIKIPTREIVINDLVIAEEGNTINADGEIVHSNDFSVNESTLTGEAYSVFKSEKTDKKTVFSGTLVASGLAVYKATKIGPETEIGKLGSSILNIKEQPTPLQVQIEKFVKGMAVIGIVIFLLVWGVYFWKTHNLLNSLLKGLTLAMSILPEEIPVAFTTFMALGSWRLMKEGVIVKKIRTVETLGSATVICTDKTGTITENKMSLQSVYAFNTNKLFEKENWNDPEAKKVIEMAMWASEPVPFDPMEKTLHQEYEAITSKDTRRDFLMVHEYPLDGKPPMMTHIFQNQEGKRIIAAKGAPEAILKVSNLNEDEKNTILKTMEILASKGYRILGVAHSDYSEKNFPLNQEELPFHFDGLVVFYDPPKANIQQIIKQFYEAGIQVKVITGDNSATTKAIAEMAGIKNPDIVMEGEEIMKLDEVKRLQSIHNSTLMTRMFPEAKLAVVNALKKDNQIVAMIGDGVNDGPALKASHIGIAMGKKGTEIAKTAADLILVDDDLSKMIVAVAAGRRIYTNLKKAVQYIVSIHIPIILTVSLPLFFGWVYPDIFTPVHVIFLELIMGPMCSIVYENEPAEKNSMQQRPRQLGSTFLSLKEMGISIIQGIVITLGILFVYQLTVQNGGNENLTRTMVFTTLVFSNIILSLVNRSFYYSVISSLKNKNNMMVFVNSITLLMLGMILYITPIADFFEVLPLQFHQIGICLSISAVSVLWIEIWKWNKRLKN; encoded by the coding sequence ATGTCAAAAGAAATCAATATTCCTGAAAATATCATTGGCCTAACTGATACTGAAGTTATTACTTCCAGAGAACGATTTGGGAACAATGAACAAATTCAAAAACAACAATACAAATGGTGGCTGGCCCTTTTTGATTTATTAAAAGAGCCTATGCTTTTACTTTTAATCGCTGTGGCGATAATCTATTTTATCTTAGGCGAAAATAGTGAAGCTTTTTTTATGCTTGCTGCAATAGTGGTTGTTTCAGGAATATCGTTTTATCAGGACAATCGCAGCAGGAAAGCACTGGAAGCACTAGAAAAATTGAACGAACCATTGAGTTCCGTTTTACGAAATGGTGTTGCAATAAAAATTCCCACACGTGAAATTGTTATTAATGATTTGGTCATTGCAGAAGAAGGCAACACTATTAATGCCGATGGAGAAATTGTACATAGCAATGATTTTTCAGTTAATGAATCTACCCTTACCGGCGAAGCCTACTCCGTTTTTAAATCGGAGAAAACAGATAAAAAAACCGTTTTTAGCGGCACTTTAGTTGCTTCTGGATTAGCAGTTTATAAAGCAACCAAAATTGGTCCCGAAACTGAAATTGGAAAACTAGGAAGTTCCATTCTAAACATTAAGGAACAACCTACGCCGCTACAAGTACAAATTGAAAAATTCGTAAAAGGAATGGCTGTTATAGGAATAGTTATTTTCTTATTGGTTTGGGGTGTTTATTTCTGGAAAACCCATAATTTACTGAACAGTTTATTAAAAGGACTGACCCTGGCAATGTCTATTTTACCCGAAGAAATTCCAGTGGCATTTACCACCTTTATGGCTTTGGGTTCTTGGAGATTAATGAAAGAAGGCGTGATTGTAAAAAAAATAAGAACCGTAGAAACTTTAGGGAGTGCCACCGTAATTTGCACCGATAAAACGGGAACCATTACGGAAAACAAAATGAGTTTACAATCGGTTTATGCTTTCAACACCAATAAATTATTCGAAAAAGAAAACTGGAATGATCCCGAAGCCAAAAAAGTAATTGAAATGGCTATGTGGGCGAGTGAACCGGTTCCTTTTGATCCAATGGAAAAAACATTACATCAAGAATACGAGGCAATAACTTCTAAAGACACTCGAAGAGATTTCCTGATGGTACATGAATATCCTCTTGATGGAAAACCGCCTATGATGACGCATATTTTTCAAAATCAAGAAGGCAAACGAATTATTGCCGCAAAAGGAGCTCCCGAAGCAATTTTAAAAGTATCCAACCTCAACGAAGACGAAAAAAACACGATTCTTAAAACAATGGAAATTTTGGCATCCAAAGGGTATCGAATTCTTGGAGTGGCGCATTCTGATTATTCCGAAAAAAACTTTCCTTTAAACCAAGAAGAGCTTCCCTTCCATTTTGATGGTTTAGTCGTTTTTTACGATCCGCCAAAAGCGAATATTCAGCAAATAATTAAACAATTCTATGAAGCGGGCATTCAGGTAAAAGTAATAACCGGTGACAATAGCGCCACCACTAAAGCCATTGCGGAAATGGCTGGAATTAAAAATCCAGATATTGTTATGGAAGGGGAAGAAATAATGAAGCTGGACGAAGTGAAAAGGCTACAAAGCATACACAACAGTACCCTTATGACCCGTATGTTTCCCGAAGCAAAATTGGCTGTGGTAAATGCACTCAAAAAAGACAATCAAATTGTGGCGATGATAGGTGACGGTGTCAATGACGGCCCTGCATTAAAAGCATCACACATTGGGATTGCAATGGGTAAAAAAGGGACCGAAATTGCTAAAACAGCCGCCGACTTAATTCTAGTCGATGATGATTTATCAAAAATGATTGTGGCTGTAGCTGCGGGTCGTCGTATTTACACTAATTTAAAAAAAGCAGTACAGTATATTGTTTCCATACACATCCCCATTATCCTTACCGTTTCACTACCGCTGTTTTTTGGATGGGTTTATCCCGATATTTTTACTCCAGTCCACGTTATTTTTCTAGAGTTAATAATGGGTCCAATGTGTTCGATTGTGTATGAAAACGAACCTGCTGAAAAAAACAGTATGCAACAAAGACCACGGCAGTTAGGTAGCACTTTCTTGTCTCTAAAAGAAATGGGAATCAGCATCATTCAAGGAATTGTAATAACGCTCGGGATATTATTTGTATACCAATTAACGGTTCAAAATGGAGGAAATGAAAACTTAACCCGAACTATGGTTTTCACCACTTTAGTTTTTTCAAATATCATTTTATCGCTCGTCAATCGTTCCTTTTATTATTCGGTTATTTCTTCTTTGAAAAACAAAAATAATATGATGGTGTTCGTCAATTCCATCACCTTACTGATGCTTGGAATGATTTTATACATCACTCCCATTGCTGATTTTTTTGAAGTTCTTCCGTTGCAATTTCACCAAATTGGAATTTGTCTCTCAATAAGTGCAGTTTCAGTACTTTGGATTGAAATATGGAAATGGAATAAACGCTTAAAAAATTAA
- a CDS encoding DoxX family protein: protein MENKDKIVYWIATGLLSAMMLMSAGMYIFNNAMVSELFKSLGYPVYIIYPFAVAKILGILVILTKKSTFLKELAYAGFFYDFLLAFSAHINAEDGGYVPSIVAMTLLIISYFYDKKVFKTA, encoded by the coding sequence ATGGAAAATAAAGACAAAATTGTGTATTGGATTGCAACTGGATTATTATCAGCAATGATGCTTATGTCAGCTGGAATGTACATATTCAACAATGCAATGGTTAGCGAATTATTTAAAAGTTTAGGCTACCCTGTTTATATTATATATCCATTTGCTGTAGCCAAAATTTTAGGGATACTGGTTATATTAACTAAGAAATCCACTTTTCTTAAAGAGCTGGCTTATGCTGGTTTCTTTTATGACTTCCTACTGGCTTTCAGCGCGCACATTAATGCCGAAGATGGTGGATATGTTCCCTCTATAGTTGCTATGACCTTGCTTATTATTTCTTATTTTTACGATAAAAAAGTTTTTAAAACTGCTTAA